The following are from one region of the Meiothermus sp. Pnk-1 genome:
- a CDS encoding ABC-2 family transporter protein, translating into MLEYRAELILWAIAGLLPIILMGVWTQAAQGGGFGLTPDEFARYFLMVFLVRQLTVVWVIWDFEREVVEGRLSFKLLRPIDPVWDHVAAHLSERVARLPFALLLLGVFFLLYPGALFAPSWKGILLGLLATAASFAMRFLMQYTFALVAFWTERASSLEEGWFILYLFLSGLVAPLSVFPEAVRNLALLTPFPYLVYFPASILAGQPVNIGQGFLVLLAWALFFFLLNRWLWRKGLRQFSGMGA; encoded by the coding sequence ATGCTCGAGTACCGCGCCGAGCTGATCCTGTGGGCTATCGCCGGGCTGCTCCCGATCATCCTGATGGGGGTGTGGACCCAGGCCGCCCAGGGCGGGGGCTTCGGGCTTACCCCCGACGAGTTCGCCCGCTACTTTCTGATGGTCTTCCTGGTGCGGCAGCTCACGGTGGTATGGGTGATCTGGGACTTCGAACGGGAGGTGGTGGAAGGGCGGCTCTCCTTCAAGCTGCTGCGGCCGATAGACCCGGTGTGGGATCACGTGGCCGCGCACCTTTCCGAGCGGGTAGCCCGGCTGCCCTTCGCCCTGCTGCTCTTGGGGGTCTTCTTCCTGCTGTATCCGGGAGCCCTCTTCGCGCCGAGCTGGAAGGGGATTCTGCTTGGGCTGCTAGCCACCGCGGCCAGCTTTGCGATGCGGTTTTTGATGCAGTATACCTTTGCCCTAGTAGCCTTCTGGACCGAGCGGGCCAGCAGCCTGGAGGAAGGCTGGTTCATCCTCTACCTCTTCCTCTCCGGCCTGGTGGCCCCGCTCTCGGTCTTCCCGGAGGCGGTGCGGAACCTGGCCCTGCTCACCCCTTTCCCTTACCTGGTCTACTTCCCGGCCTCGATCCTGGCCGGGCAGCCGGTCAACATCGGGCAGGGGTTTTTGGTGCTCTTAGCCTGGGCCTTGTTTTTCTTCCTCCTCAACCGCTGGCTATGGCGCAAAGGGCTGCGGCAGTTTTCCGGGATGGGGGCGTAA
- a CDS encoding ATP-binding cassette domain-containing protein, whose protein sequence is MAIVSAENLSKSYPVALKDPGLAGTLRHFLARRYRQIEAVKGVSFQIEPGEIVGFLGPNGAGKTTTLKMLTGLIHPTAGRVEVAGHLPFRREAEFLRKITLVMGNKQQLIWDLPAGDSFAINAAVYEIPDAELKKRVGELAEMLGLGGKLTQPVRKLSLGERMKAELLAALLHRPQVLFLDEPTLGLDVNAQNAVREFLREYNRRYGATILLTSHYMADITALAERVLLIHRGSLIYDGGLQGLLERFAPYREVRLELERPVSRETFERYGEVAQYEVRQARLLLRRETLVEGIAQILKELPVADLEVREPAVEEVIGRVFESGAEVEAPRTS, encoded by the coding sequence GTGGCTATCGTCAGCGCAGAGAACCTCAGCAAAAGCTACCCGGTGGCCCTCAAAGACCCTGGTCTGGCGGGCACGCTGCGGCATTTTTTGGCGCGCAGATACCGGCAGATCGAGGCGGTCAAGGGGGTGAGTTTCCAGATCGAACCGGGCGAGATCGTGGGCTTTCTGGGGCCCAACGGGGCGGGCAAGACCACCACCCTCAAGATGCTCACCGGCCTGATCCACCCTACCGCCGGGCGGGTCGAGGTGGCCGGACACCTCCCCTTCCGCCGCGAGGCCGAGTTTCTCAGGAAGATCACCCTGGTGATGGGTAACAAACAGCAGCTCATCTGGGACCTGCCGGCGGGGGACTCCTTCGCCATCAACGCCGCGGTGTACGAGATCCCCGATGCTGAGCTGAAGAAGCGGGTTGGGGAGTTGGCCGAGATGCTGGGGCTGGGGGGCAAGCTGACCCAACCGGTGCGCAAGCTCTCCTTGGGGGAGCGGATGAAGGCTGAACTCCTGGCCGCCCTCCTTCACCGTCCCCAGGTGCTCTTCCTCGACGAACCCACCCTGGGCCTGGATGTGAACGCCCAGAACGCCGTGCGTGAATTCCTGCGCGAGTATAACCGCCGTTATGGGGCCACCATTTTGCTCACCAGCCACTACATGGCCGACATCACCGCCCTGGCCGAGCGGGTGCTGCTGATCCACCGGGGCTCCCTCATCTACGACGGCGGCCTGCAGGGGCTTTTGGAGCGCTTCGCCCCTTACCGCGAGGTGCGCCTCGAGCTCGAGCGCCCGGTCTCTCGCGAAACCTTCGAGCGCTACGGGGAGGTGGCCCAGTACGAAGTGCGCCAAGCCCGGCTTCTGCTGCGGCGGGAAACGCTGGTGGAGGGGATCGCCCAGATCCTCAAGGAGCTTCCGGTGGCCGACCTGGAGGTGCGCGAGCCCGCGGTGGAAGAGGTCATCGGGCGCGTCTTCGAGAGCGGAGCGGAAGTCGAAGCCCCCCGGACGAGCTGA
- a CDS encoding ABC transporter permease produces MRYGKLLLRFWGSALAAELEYRGNFLLAALAAVAMLAGSVFSLSLLYQGGYRPGGWRFDEALLVLGAFTILEGFSNTFLGPNLNRIVEQVQKGTLDFVLLKPVDSQFWLSTRFFSPWGLPNLLFGLGVWIYAGSRLGMGVPDHLVGLGLLGVASLLLYSLWFILGATSIWFVKIYNVTEVLRGLLEAGRYPIGAYPALYRFFFTFVVPVAFLTTVPAEAALGRLEGQTLLVALGIALGMCAFARFFWRLALRSYTSASS; encoded by the coding sequence GTGCGCTACGGTAAACTTCTGCTCCGCTTCTGGGGGAGTGCCCTGGCGGCGGAGCTCGAGTACCGGGGGAACTTTCTCTTGGCCGCCCTTGCCGCGGTCGCGATGCTGGCCGGAAGTGTGTTTAGCCTCTCGCTCTTGTACCAAGGGGGGTACCGCCCGGGAGGGTGGCGGTTTGACGAGGCCTTGCTGGTGTTGGGGGCGTTTACGATCCTCGAGGGCTTCTCCAACACCTTTCTGGGCCCCAACCTCAACCGCATCGTCGAGCAGGTGCAAAAAGGGACCCTGGATTTTGTGCTCCTGAAACCGGTGGACAGCCAGTTCTGGCTTTCGACCCGTTTCTTCTCGCCCTGGGGGTTGCCCAACCTGCTGTTTGGGCTAGGGGTTTGGATCTACGCCGGAAGCCGTTTGGGGATGGGGGTTCCCGACCACCTTGTGGGGCTTGGGCTGCTTGGGGTAGCGAGCCTGCTGCTGTACAGCTTGTGGTTCATTCTGGGTGCGACCAGCATCTGGTTCGTCAAGATCTACAACGTCACCGAGGTCCTGCGCGGCCTCCTGGAGGCCGGACGCTACCCCATCGGGGCGTACCCGGCCCTCTACCGCTTTTTCTTCACCTTCGTGGTTCCGGTGGCCTTCCTCACCACGGTTCCGGCGGAGGCCGCGCTGGGGCGGCTCGAGGGCCAAACCCTCCTCGTCGCGTTGGGCATCGCCCTGGGCATGTGCGCCTTCGCCCGCTTTTTTTGGCGGCTGGCCTTGCGCAGCTACACCTCTGCGAGCAGCTAA
- the plsY gene encoding glycerol-3-phosphate 1-O-acyltransferase PlsY → MAWEIVIVLLLAYLFGSIPAGALVARARGVDIQKVGSGNIGATNVLRTLGPGPAALVAFFDVFKGGIALLIARLAGLDGLVAGLVAVAAVLGHNYSVLLRFSGGKGVATSFGTLLVLDPLVALLTLPIGVATMVLTRYVSAGSMIGGVASVVIALGLGRPWWEVITLGLLAGLIFFTHRENIRRLQAGTERRLGEKTVASKPEATG, encoded by the coding sequence GTGGCCTGGGAGATCGTCATTGTCCTGTTGCTGGCATATTTGTTTGGCAGCATTCCGGCGGGAGCGCTGGTGGCGCGGGCCCGTGGGGTGGATATTCAGAAGGTCGGTTCGGGAAATATCGGCGCCACCAACGTGCTGCGCACCCTGGGACCGGGCCCGGCAGCGCTGGTGGCTTTTTTTGACGTGTTCAAGGGAGGGATCGCCCTCCTTATCGCTCGCTTGGCGGGATTGGACGGCCTGGTGGCGGGTCTGGTGGCGGTGGCGGCGGTGCTGGGGCACAACTACTCGGTCTTGCTGCGCTTCTCCGGCGGCAAGGGGGTTGCTACCAGTTTTGGCACCTTGCTGGTGCTGGACCCGCTGGTGGCCTTGCTGACCCTGCCCATCGGGGTGGCCACCATGGTCCTGACCCGTTACGTCTCGGCGGGAAGCATGATCGGGGGGGTGGCCTCGGTGGTGATCGCCCTAGGATTGGGGCGGCCTTGGTGGGAGGTCATCACCCTGGGGCTTTTGGCCGGGCTTATCTTCTTTACCCACCGCGAAAACATCCGGCGGCTTCAGGCCGGGACCGAACGCCGTTTGGGAGAGAAAACGGTGGCCTCCAAGCCGGAGGCCACCGGCTAG
- a CDS encoding glycerol-3-phosphate dehydrogenase/oxidase codes for MNRTALLERLNNESFDLLVIGGGASGAGVALDAATRGLKVALVERLDFAEGTSSRSTKLIHGGVRYLELAVKTLDRVQLNLVRDALHERATLLRLAPHLTRPLWLLTPLYKLWEMPYYWTGLKLYDLLAGKARLALSRYLSPQETRRRFPAVRREGLVGSVAYQDGQFDDARYNLELILTALEEGAVAVNYAEVTALLKQDGKLRGAVVRDRLGGQELEVGAKVVINATGPFSDHIRHLDDPAAPALVRASSGVHIVLDPKYSPPDTGLLIPHTEDGRVIFVLPWLGQTLVGTTDDPAEPTPHPKAREEEIAYILRQVEPYLGRIPREEVRAAWAGLRPLVARPQAADTARLARDHLVEESPSGLLTLTGGKWTTYRKMALDCLNYAVGRFGLRAGPSRTHERRLVGGWGFDPDGAQKLAQEYGLEPDIAQHLHRSYGSRAGRVAEIGQNLRLAPGYPYIASEVIYAARHELAQTPMDVLARRTRLAFLDTQAAQAALPEVTRLLAKELGWKAEERTAQEHQAQERLAVAI; via the coding sequence ATGAACCGAACTGCCCTGCTCGAGCGTCTCAACAACGAAAGCTTCGATCTGCTGGTCATCGGAGGGGGAGCAAGCGGCGCGGGCGTGGCCCTCGACGCGGCCACGCGGGGGCTCAAGGTGGCCCTGGTGGAACGGCTGGATTTTGCCGAGGGGACTTCCAGCCGCTCTACCAAGCTCATCCACGGCGGGGTGCGCTACCTCGAGCTGGCGGTCAAAACCCTTGACCGCGTCCAGCTCAACCTGGTGCGCGACGCCCTGCACGAGCGGGCCACGCTGCTCCGGCTGGCCCCCCACCTGACCCGCCCCCTCTGGCTCCTCACCCCGCTGTACAAGCTGTGGGAGATGCCCTACTACTGGACCGGCCTCAAGCTCTACGACCTGCTAGCGGGGAAGGCCCGGCTGGCGCTATCCCGCTACCTGAGCCCGCAGGAGACCCGGCGCCGCTTCCCTGCGGTGCGGAGGGAGGGACTGGTGGGCTCGGTGGCCTATCAGGACGGGCAGTTCGACGACGCCCGGTATAACCTCGAGCTCATCCTGACCGCCTTGGAAGAGGGCGCCGTAGCGGTGAACTACGCCGAGGTCACCGCCCTGCTGAAACAGGATGGGAAGCTCCGCGGAGCGGTGGTACGCGACAGGCTGGGCGGGCAGGAGCTCGAGGTAGGGGCCAAGGTCGTGATCAACGCCACCGGCCCCTTCTCCGACCACATCCGCCACCTGGACGACCCCGCCGCCCCCGCGCTGGTCAGGGCGAGCTCCGGGGTTCACATCGTCCTTGACCCAAAGTACAGCCCGCCCGATACCGGGCTGCTGATCCCCCATACCGAAGACGGGCGGGTAATCTTTGTGCTGCCCTGGCTGGGGCAGACCCTGGTCGGCACCACCGACGATCCTGCCGAGCCCACCCCGCACCCCAAGGCCCGCGAGGAGGAGATCGCCTACATCCTGCGCCAGGTCGAGCCCTACTTGGGTAGAATCCCCCGGGAGGAGGTCCGGGCGGCGTGGGCGGGGCTCAGGCCGCTGGTCGCCCGGCCACAAGCTGCCGATACCGCCCGGCTGGCCCGCGATCATCTGGTGGAGGAGAGCCCCTCCGGCCTCCTCACGCTCACCGGGGGCAAGTGGACCACCTACCGCAAGATGGCCCTGGACTGTCTGAACTACGCGGTGGGGAGATTCGGCCTACGCGCCGGGCCCAGCCGCACCCACGAGCGACGGCTGGTGGGCGGGTGGGGCTTCGATCCCGATGGAGCTCAGAAGCTGGCTCAGGAGTATGGCCTCGAGCCTGATATCGCCCAACACCTCCACCGCTCCTACGGCAGCCGAGCGGGTCGGGTCGCCGAGATCGGTCAGAACCTCCGCCTGGCCCCCGGCTACCCCTACATCGCCAGCGAGGTGATCTACGCCGCCCGCCACGAGCTGGCCCAGACCCCCATGGACGTGCTGGCCCGGCGCACCCGGTTGGCCTTTTTGGATACCCAAGCCGCCCAGGCCGCCCTCCCCGAGGTGACCCGGCTTCTGGCGAAGGAGCTGGGCTGGAAAGCCGAGGAGCGCACGGCCCAGGAGCATCAAGCCCAGGAACGGCTGGCGGTGGCGATCTAA
- the pdxH gene encoding pyridoxamine 5'-phosphate oxidase, giving the protein MDLRNLRYDYTKGELHEADVSPDPVEQFGVWLAAALAAGLVEPYGMTLSTVGEGGRPSSRVVLLRGFSAEGFVFYTNYHSRKGRELEAHPYAALNFWWPSLERQVRIEGRVEKVSAEESDAYFAGRPYESQAASAASPQSEPIPSREVLLQWIEQTKQRYPRQVPRPAHWGGYRLVPDYFEFWQGRKSRIHDRLAYTLQPDGGWKITRLAP; this is encoded by the coding sequence ATGGACCTTCGCAACCTCCGCTATGACTACACCAAGGGCGAACTCCACGAAGCCGACGTTTCGCCCGATCCCGTTGAGCAGTTCGGGGTCTGGCTCGCGGCGGCCCTGGCCGCTGGGCTCGTCGAACCCTACGGCATGACGCTTTCCACGGTGGGGGAGGGGGGTCGTCCCAGCAGCCGGGTGGTGCTGCTACGGGGATTTTCTGCCGAAGGTTTCGTCTTCTATACCAACTACCACAGCCGCAAGGGCCGCGAGCTCGAGGCCCACCCCTACGCCGCGCTGAACTTCTGGTGGCCCTCGCTCGAGCGCCAGGTGCGCATCGAAGGCCGGGTGGAAAAAGTCTCCGCCGAAGAGTCGGACGCTTACTTTGCCGGCCGCCCCTACGAGAGCCAGGCGGCCTCGGCCGCGAGCCCCCAGAGCGAGCCTATCCCCTCGCGGGAGGTGTTGCTGCAATGGATTGAACAGACCAAGCAGCGCTATCCCAGGCAAGTTCCCCGGCCAGCCCACTGGGGGGGCTACCGGTTGGTACCGGATTACTTCGAGTTCTGGCAGGGCCGTAAAAGCCGCATCCACGACCGGCTGGCCTACACCTTGCAGCCGGACGGAGGCTGGAAGATTACGCGCTTGGCGCCCTAA
- the bshB1 gene encoding bacillithiol biosynthesis deacetylase BshB1: MALDLLVIAPHPDDAELGCGGMLARAKAEGYSTAILELTRGEMGTKGTVPERLAEAEEAARILGLDYRGNLGLPDGGLADVHEQRLALGQALRRVRPRVVIAPWFADRHPDHVAAHHLSRSAVHFAGLSRAALEGQPHKVERMFFYPGNYAATPSLLVDVSAYIETWQAAVLAHRSQFYGEAASETVSLAGVEARRALRRAWGNYLGVAYAEPLVSLQPVLGVPW; encoded by the coding sequence ATGGCGCTTGATCTGCTGGTGATCGCCCCGCACCCCGACGACGCCGAGCTGGGCTGCGGGGGGATGCTGGCGCGGGCCAAGGCTGAGGGCTATAGCACGGCCATCCTCGAGCTGACCCGAGGGGAGATGGGCACCAAGGGCACGGTGCCGGAGCGGCTGGCCGAGGCCGAGGAGGCCGCCCGCATCCTGGGGCTGGACTACCGGGGCAACCTGGGGCTTCCCGATGGTGGCCTGGCCGATGTCCACGAGCAGCGCCTCGCGCTGGGACAGGCCTTGCGGCGCGTGCGCCCCAGGGTGGTGATCGCCCCCTGGTTCGCCGACCGCCACCCTGACCACGTGGCCGCCCACCATCTCAGCCGGAGCGCGGTGCATTTTGCCGGGCTGAGCCGGGCCGCGCTCGAGGGCCAGCCGCACAAGGTTGAGCGGATGTTCTTCTACCCCGGCAACTACGCGGCGACGCCCAGCTTGTTGGTAGACGTATCGGCCTACATCGAGACCTGGCAGGCCGCCGTTTTGGCCCATCGAAGCCAGTTCTATGGTGAGGCCGCCTCCGAGACCGTGAGCCTGGCCGGGGTGGAGGCGCGGCGGGCGTTACGCCGGGCCTGGGGCAATTACCTGGGCGTGGCCTACGCCGAGCCGCTGGTGAGCCTCCAGCCGGTGCTGGGGGTGCCGTGGTGA